One genomic segment of Pandoraea thiooxydans includes these proteins:
- a CDS encoding AraC family transcriptional regulator: MKLASPIALPHSGTRVRLRSSKGLGWNGFGADLMSVSAGLHRIPAMPVHRIGVHVGAPVKAHCHCENQRGSRIQAHGDADVIPAGLDGQWTDDASCTIFSIWIDEPLARQTFDQLNVKPAQASIRPRLQMRDARFQHLAWALRAELEADEASDPLYAQSLCTAMIVRLIGAVPSLEDRRRRKLSPVAAARLIEYIDSHLADRLTLAELAAIVDLSVPHFKVLFRETLGMPVHRYVIQRRVERASALLRQGKLGASQIALDTGFAHQSHMAHWINRLLGVSPRDIVAANTPARGMRDGR, from the coding sequence ATGAAGCTCGCTTCGCCTATTGCCCTGCCCCACAGCGGTACCCGCGTGCGCCTGCGCTCCAGCAAAGGCCTGGGTTGGAACGGGTTCGGAGCGGATCTGATGAGCGTATCGGCGGGTTTGCACCGCATCCCGGCCATGCCGGTGCATCGTATCGGCGTGCATGTCGGGGCGCCGGTCAAGGCGCATTGCCACTGTGAAAATCAGCGCGGCTCACGCATTCAGGCACACGGCGACGCCGACGTGATTCCCGCCGGGCTCGACGGACAATGGACCGACGACGCGAGTTGCACGATCTTCAGCATCTGGATCGACGAGCCGCTGGCGCGCCAGACCTTCGATCAATTGAACGTGAAACCTGCCCAGGCGAGCATTCGGCCACGACTGCAAATGCGCGATGCCCGCTTTCAGCATCTGGCCTGGGCCTTGCGCGCCGAACTGGAGGCCGACGAAGCGTCCGATCCGTTATATGCGCAGAGCCTGTGCACGGCGATGATCGTGCGCCTGATCGGCGCGGTGCCGTCGCTCGAGGATCGACGACGCAGGAAGCTGTCGCCGGTCGCGGCTGCCCGTCTGATCGAATACATCGACAGCCATCTCGCCGATCGTCTCACCCTTGCCGAACTTGCCGCCATAGTCGACTTGAGCGTGCCGCACTTCAAGGTGCTGTTTCGGGAGACCCTGGGCATGCCGGTGCATCGCTACGTGATACAGCGCCGCGTTGAACGGGCCAGTGCCCTATTGCGGCAAGGCAAGCTCGGTGCCAGCCAGATCGCGCTGGACACGGGGTTCGCGCATCAAAGCCACATGGCGCACTGGATCAATCGCTTGCTGGGGGTGTCGCCGCGAGACATTGTCGCCGCCAATACGCCCG
- a CDS encoding NAD(P)-dependent oxidoreductase, with the protein MGNTASPLGFIGLGSMGEPMALNLVQAGMPLLVWNRSEAKTARLASAGARVAANAADVFAGADTIILMLADDLAIDAVLGRDSAGFAVRVRGKTIVHMGTTSPAYSRRLEADLRSVGARYVEAPVSGSRKPAEAGTLVAMLAGEAQTVAEVSALLRPMCREVTVCGAVPNALLMKLAVNIFLISTVTGLAESVHFAARQGLDLQQLVRILDAGQMASDVSRVKAPKLVERDFAVQASIPDVLKNNRLIAEAAREAGIASPLLDVCHALYEETLALGHDSEDMVAVLTAIETRTSAEPGVSSFARDLAPWLAMAQRQ; encoded by the coding sequence ATGGGCAATACTGCTTCCCCGCTCGGTTTCATCGGGCTGGGCTCGATGGGCGAGCCCATGGCGCTGAATCTGGTCCAGGCCGGCATGCCGCTGCTGGTGTGGAATCGTTCCGAGGCCAAGACGGCCCGCCTGGCAAGCGCGGGCGCTCGCGTTGCAGCAAATGCGGCAGACGTATTCGCGGGCGCGGACACGATAATTTTGATGCTGGCCGACGACCTGGCGATCGACGCCGTGCTCGGTCGGGACAGCGCCGGCTTCGCGGTGCGCGTGCGGGGCAAGACTATCGTGCACATGGGCACGACTTCCCCCGCCTACTCGCGCCGGCTCGAGGCTGACCTGCGCAGCGTCGGCGCGCGTTACGTCGAGGCGCCGGTCTCGGGTTCGCGCAAACCGGCGGAGGCCGGGACGCTGGTAGCCATGCTGGCGGGCGAAGCGCAGACAGTGGCCGAGGTGAGTGCGCTGCTGCGGCCGATGTGCCGGGAGGTGACGGTATGCGGGGCCGTGCCCAACGCACTCCTGATGAAACTCGCGGTCAATATCTTCCTGATATCGACCGTCACGGGCCTGGCCGAATCGGTTCATTTCGCCGCGCGCCAGGGGCTCGACCTCCAGCAATTGGTGCGCATCCTCGACGCCGGCCAGATGGCCAGCGACGTCTCGCGCGTCAAGGCCCCGAAGCTCGTTGAGCGTGACTTCGCCGTGCAGGCATCGATCCCCGACGTACTGAAAAACAATCGCCTGATCGCCGAGGCCGCGCGCGAGGCGGGTATTGCCTCGCCGCTGCTCGATGTTTGCCACGCGCTCTATGAGGAAACCCTGGCGCTGGGCCACGACAGCGAGGATATGGTGGCTGTGCTCACCGCTATCGAAACCCGCACCTCGGCCGAGCCCGGCGTCTCGTCGTTCGCGCGCGACCTCGCGCCCTGGCTGGCGATGGCTCAGCGGCAATGA
- a CDS encoding DnaJ C-terminal domain-containing protein translates to MKYKDYYQTLGVERSATADEIKRAYRKLAHKYHPDISKDPHGEAKFKEIAEAYAVLKDAEKRQAYDDLGRRPAGESFTPPPDWQQHFNTSGDGFDNVDLADLFEAFRRTRHGAQAQREIPIPGQDYEIAVPVSLEQIFRGDRIEVRAEVPEFDANGLAHRAERAFHVKLPKGAADGHRLRLAGKGGPGYQGGRPGDLYVVLALQPHPLYRVDGRDVYIDLPLAPWEAVLGTVVRIPTLAGPVELDIKPGTTAGTKLRLASRGLPASDGSTGALYAVVRIEVPKVVSANERALYEQLAAASRVNLRQHLEKEATP, encoded by the coding sequence ATGAAATACAAGGACTACTATCAAACGCTGGGCGTCGAGCGCTCGGCCACGGCCGACGAGATCAAGCGAGCCTATCGCAAGCTGGCCCACAAATACCATCCCGACATTTCGAAGGACCCGCACGGCGAGGCCAAATTCAAGGAAATCGCCGAAGCCTACGCGGTGCTCAAAGACGCGGAAAAGCGCCAGGCTTACGATGATCTTGGCCGGCGGCCGGCCGGCGAGTCGTTCACGCCACCGCCGGATTGGCAGCAGCATTTCAATACTTCGGGGGACGGCTTCGACAATGTCGACCTGGCCGACCTTTTCGAGGCGTTCCGGCGTACCAGGCATGGCGCGCAAGCCCAGCGCGAGATACCCATCCCGGGTCAGGACTACGAGATTGCGGTGCCGGTATCGCTGGAGCAGATTTTTCGCGGCGACCGGATCGAGGTGCGCGCAGAGGTGCCGGAGTTCGACGCCAACGGCCTGGCCCATCGCGCCGAGCGGGCGTTTCACGTGAAGTTGCCCAAGGGCGCGGCGGACGGGCATCGCCTGCGTCTGGCCGGCAAAGGCGGGCCCGGATATCAGGGAGGGCGGCCGGGCGATCTATACGTCGTGCTGGCGCTGCAACCGCATCCGCTTTACCGGGTCGATGGGCGGGACGTCTATATCGACCTGCCGCTGGCTCCCTGGGAGGCAGTGCTGGGAACCGTGGTCCGGATCCCGACGCTGGCCGGTCCGGTCGAGCTCGATATCAAGCCGGGCACGACCGCCGGCACCAAGCTGCGGCTGGCCAGTCGCGGCCTGCCCGCGTCGGACGGAAGCACTGGTGCGCTCTATGCGGTCGTGCGCATCGAGGTCCCGAAAGTTGTCAGCGCGAACGAGCGAGCCCTGTATGAGCAATTGGCTGCCGCCTCCAGAGTCAACCTGCGGCAGCATCTCGAAAAGGAGGCGACACCATGA
- a CDS encoding chaperone modulator CbpM: MNLQSTTAVWLNGDGVCQIEYLAEISGLSLDEIEDLIDNEVINPVDPAQSPRMFALEGVATAQMARRLRDDFLLDRHGLALALTLMRRVTQLESELQALRARAGRV; the protein is encoded by the coding sequence ATGAACCTGCAAAGTACCACTGCGGTGTGGCTCAATGGCGATGGCGTGTGTCAGATCGAATATTTGGCGGAGATCTCTGGACTGTCGCTCGACGAGATCGAGGATCTGATCGACAACGAGGTGATCAATCCGGTCGATCCGGCGCAATCGCCGCGCATGTTTGCGCTGGAGGGCGTGGCGACCGCGCAAATGGCGCGCCGCTTGCGCGATGACTTCCTGCTCGACCGCCACGGTCTCGCACTGGCGCTGACGCTGATGCGCCGGGTGACACAGCTCGAAAGCGAGTTGCAGGCCCTGCGCGCTCGTGCCGGCAGGGTTTGA
- a CDS encoding response regulator, with the protein MKSCLSPKYQVYLVEDSALIRERLLTRLAALPLVHVIGFATSVREAIEGIDGHKPDAVILDLKLTDGTGLTVLKHLKEHLPGVLVIVLTNYAVPYIQDICMKGGAAFFLDKTAELGRLLEIVQTLSTQQKQ; encoded by the coding sequence ATGAAATCGTGCCTCTCACCCAAATACCAGGTCTATCTGGTCGAAGACTCCGCCCTGATCCGCGAGCGTTTGCTGACCCGGTTAGCCGCCTTGCCGCTGGTGCATGTCATCGGCTTTGCGACCAGCGTGCGCGAGGCGATCGAGGGGATCGACGGACACAAGCCGGACGCCGTCATCCTGGACTTGAAGCTCACTGACGGCACTGGCCTGACAGTGCTCAAGCACTTGAAAGAGCACTTGCCGGGCGTGCTGGTGATCGTTCTGACCAATTATGCGGTGCCTTACATTCAGGACATCTGCATGAAAGGCGGTGCGGCTTTTTTCCTCGACAAGACGGCCGAACTTGGACGTTTGCTCGAGATTGTTCAAACGTTGTCGACGCAGCAAAAACAATAG
- a CDS encoding LysR substrate-binding domain-containing protein encodes MPFRLPPLTSLRFFEAAGRLQSFKLAAAELNVTPSAVSHGIVSLEQALGVELFARETRALSLTPAGADYLTYVAEAFALLATGTQRLAAHRAERTIAVSCAPTLASRWLLPRLQRFRRLWPQVNVRVDTSRRQVGFPADGFDFAIRLSRAPDAGADWTRLFGEQLVPVCSPAYRDALGDAAGRADLHRATLIHVDSASEDWQAWCDATGMESIALAGGLHVDSIQLAFEAAAAGLGVALGRHPMVERELAAGLLVEISPAMVATQTAYWLVCADGADERADLAGFKQWLVSEAEQFTGASEGATVR; translated from the coding sequence ATGCCGTTTCGTCTTCCCCCATTGACTTCGCTGCGTTTTTTCGAAGCGGCCGGCCGGCTCCAGAGCTTCAAGCTCGCCGCCGCCGAGTTGAACGTGACGCCAAGCGCCGTGAGTCATGGCATCGTCTCGCTGGAACAGGCGCTCGGGGTCGAGCTTTTTGCGCGAGAGACGCGCGCGCTATCGCTTACACCCGCCGGCGCGGACTATCTGACTTACGTGGCCGAGGCGTTTGCGCTCCTGGCCACCGGCACGCAACGCTTGGCCGCGCACCGGGCCGAGCGCACCATCGCCGTGAGTTGCGCCCCCACCCTCGCCTCGCGCTGGCTGCTGCCGCGCCTGCAGCGCTTTCGCCGCCTTTGGCCGCAAGTCAATGTGAGAGTCGACACGTCGCGGCGGCAAGTCGGATTCCCGGCCGACGGCTTCGACTTCGCTATCCGGCTGAGCCGCGCGCCGGACGCCGGCGCGGATTGGACGCGGCTGTTCGGCGAGCAGCTGGTGCCGGTTTGCAGCCCCGCCTATCGGGACGCGTTGGGCGACGCTGCCGGCCGCGCCGATTTACACCGGGCCACGCTGATCCACGTCGACTCGGCCAGTGAAGATTGGCAAGCCTGGTGCGATGCCACAGGCATGGAAAGCATCGCGCTCGCAGGTGGGCTGCACGTCGATTCGATCCAATTGGCGTTCGAAGCCGCCGCCGCCGGGCTGGGCGTTGCGCTGGGCCGCCATCCGATGGTGGAGCGTGAGCTCGCCGCGGGCTTGTTGGTCGAGATCAGTCCGGCCATGGTGGCCACTCAGACCGCTTATTGGCTGGTTTGCGCCGACGGCGCCGATGAGCGCGCCGATCTGGCGGGATTCAAGCAATGGCTGGTGAGCGAAGCCGAGCAATTCACGGGTGCGAGTGAAGGCGCCACCGTGCGCTAG
- a CDS encoding helix-turn-helix domain-containing protein, which yields MSLETLASSPAISVAAAFPKRQIHHLREVSDNTAALRCTSCLLRDFCLPSGLSAQDTELLSTLIAARRTVRRGHALYHGGDPFENIYTVRAGSFKTQLFNPEGREQITGFQISGELLGLDGITGGQHDCDAVALEDSQVCVIPFKHLEQLSFDMPTIQHMVHRLLGAEISRERKLLMVLGNMCAEERVASFILDFSARLTARGYSSSEFNLRVTREEIGNYLGMKMETVSRIFSRFQDAGYIAMRQRLIRIVDLDGLRAVLEPARLSA from the coding sequence ATGTCACTCGAAACATTAGCGTCATCCCCCGCAATTTCTGTCGCAGCGGCTTTTCCCAAGCGGCAGATCCATCATCTGCGCGAAGTTTCCGACAACACGGCGGCACTGCGTTGCACCTCGTGCCTGCTGCGCGACTTCTGCCTGCCCAGCGGTTTGAGCGCGCAGGATACAGAATTGCTCAGCACGCTGATCGCGGCGCGGCGCACAGTTCGACGCGGCCACGCGCTATACCACGGGGGCGATCCTTTCGAGAATATCTACACAGTGCGGGCCGGATCGTTCAAGACCCAGTTGTTCAATCCCGAAGGGCGCGAGCAGATCACCGGATTCCAGATTTCTGGGGAGCTGCTGGGTCTGGACGGCATCACCGGCGGCCAGCACGACTGCGACGCCGTGGCGCTCGAAGACAGCCAGGTCTGCGTGATTCCGTTCAAGCACCTGGAGCAGTTGAGCTTCGATATGCCGACCATTCAGCACATGGTCCATCGCCTGCTCGGTGCGGAGATTTCCCGCGAACGCAAGCTGCTGATGGTGCTCGGCAATATGTGCGCCGAAGAGCGTGTCGCGTCCTTTATCCTGGATTTCTCGGCGCGCCTGACAGCCCGTGGGTACTCGTCGAGCGAGTTCAACCTGCGTGTGACGCGCGAAGAAATCGGCAATTACCTCGGCATGAAAATGGAAACCGTGAGCCGCATTTTTTCTCGCTTCCAGGACGCCGGCTATATCGCGATGCGGCAAAGACTGATCCGCATCGTCGATCTGGACGGCCTGCGCGCCGTGCTCGAGCCGGCGCGGCTGAGCGCCTGA
- a CDS encoding NAD(P)H-binding protein, which produces MFVIFGAAGNVGRASAAALREAGRPVRAVVRDSAQAGPLARLGCEIAVADLCEPVSVARALDGAQAVQMLCPVPRSGSLPAQAMRHMIDVAASALQMNPPPRIVALSDYGAELRGGTGITELFHELESSLAPLGTRLTLLRSAEHMHNWARVMPVALATGILPSLHEPLDKRFPCVAAQDVGRLAAELLSDTFNATASADPRVVSMEGPERVSALDVARVLSDVSGHEVVARTVPREHRAAMLGRAGLSEQHVRLICDLYDAHNAGRIDVEAGVGQWRRGTTTLAQAFAALVPRVAAAMSRQ; this is translated from the coding sequence ATGTTCGTGATATTCGGGGCCGCGGGCAACGTCGGGCGCGCCAGTGCCGCGGCGTTGCGCGAGGCGGGGCGGCCGGTGCGAGCGGTGGTGCGCGATAGCGCTCAGGCCGGGCCGTTGGCCCGGCTCGGTTGCGAAATCGCCGTGGCTGATCTGTGCGAACCGGTGAGCGTCGCGCGCGCGCTCGACGGTGCGCAGGCGGTACAGATGCTATGTCCGGTGCCGCGATCGGGCAGCCTGCCGGCGCAGGCGATGCGCCATATGATCGACGTGGCCGCCAGCGCATTGCAGATGAATCCGCCACCGCGCATCGTGGCGCTGTCCGACTACGGTGCCGAGCTGCGTGGCGGAACCGGCATCACCGAGTTGTTCCATGAACTGGAATCAAGCCTTGCGCCGCTCGGCACGCGCCTGACGCTGCTGCGCTCGGCCGAGCACATGCACAACTGGGCCCGCGTCATGCCTGTGGCGCTTGCCACCGGCATCCTGCCCAGCCTGCACGAGCCGCTCGACAAACGCTTTCCCTGCGTGGCCGCGCAAGACGTCGGACGCCTGGCCGCCGAATTGCTGAGCGATACATTCAATGCGACGGCCTCCGCCGATCCGCGCGTGGTCAGCATGGAAGGGCCGGAGCGCGTAAGCGCACTCGACGTGGCTCGTGTGCTGAGCGATGTCAGCGGCCATGAGGTGGTTGCCCGCACGGTGCCCCGTGAGCATCGTGCAGCCATGCTGGGCCGGGCCGGATTGAGCGAGCAGCACGTGCGGCTGATTTGTGATCTATACGACGCCCACAATGCGGGCCGCATTGACGTCGAGGCCGGTGTTGGCCAATGGCGTCGGGGTACGACGACCCTCGCGCAAGCGTTCGCCGCGCTGGTGCCGCGTGTGGCCGCGGCCATGTCGCGCCAGTAA
- a CDS encoding flagellar brake protein, whose amino-acid sequence MELLEIPVSAIKIGEPLPYSIYDPAGQLMLAKGLAVMSEAQREKIAQWGRQLASPIELTPPLEAHAATSAHGANAARVGEVRIRSGQLLKKWAKTVLLQPAGSARRFEAELLGAIDGHSLIVSCPCGLDEYGGHAPGSRFDVNVFNGVAIHQFPASVLCAYEAPVPHLHLSLPPVAREIRLRRHLRVETAIAATLYGRLRDQAQLSQGRIVDLSVAGAGIETDYPALESFEELRIGFKFALDDGQTLTCNVRAAVRQKSQLAGTMVRYGVAFTELTPSLANMLRIGVLEILLRGL is encoded by the coding sequence ATGGAACTGCTCGAAATCCCCGTATCTGCCATCAAGATTGGCGAACCGCTGCCCTATTCGATCTATGACCCTGCCGGCCAACTGATGTTGGCCAAGGGGTTGGCAGTGATGTCCGAAGCCCAGCGCGAAAAGATTGCGCAATGGGGCCGGCAATTGGCCAGCCCGATCGAACTCACGCCACCGCTCGAGGCTCATGCGGCCACATCGGCGCACGGCGCGAACGCGGCGCGAGTTGGCGAAGTTCGTATCCGATCCGGACAACTGCTGAAAAAATGGGCCAAAACCGTTTTGCTGCAGCCGGCCGGCAGTGCGCGCAGATTCGAAGCCGAGTTGCTTGGTGCGATTGACGGACATAGCCTGATCGTATCGTGCCCGTGCGGGCTCGACGAGTACGGCGGCCATGCGCCCGGCAGCCGGTTCGACGTCAATGTATTCAACGGCGTGGCGATTCATCAGTTTCCCGCCAGCGTGCTGTGCGCGTATGAAGCGCCAGTGCCGCATCTGCATCTGTCGTTGCCCCCGGTGGCGCGGGAAATTCGCTTGCGCCGCCATTTGCGGGTCGAGACCGCGATTGCGGCGACGCTCTACGGGCGTCTGCGCGATCAGGCGCAGCTCTCGCAGGGGCGCATCGTCGACCTCAGCGTGGCGGGAGCGGGCATTGAAACCGACTATCCGGCGCTCGAGTCGTTCGAGGAGTTGCGAATCGGCTTCAAGTTTGCCCTCGACGACGGCCAGACGCTGACGTGCAACGTCCGAGCGGCGGTGCGCCAGAAGAGCCAGCTGGCGGGGACGATGGTCCGCTATGGCGTCGCTTTCACCGAACTCACACCCTCGCTCGCCAACATGCTGCGCATCGGGGTGCTGGAGATACTGCTGCGCGGCCTGTAG
- a CDS encoding universal stress protein → MMAYQTILVHIDDTPRCAARIDLAANLASAGNAHLVGLYLPVLPADFAYPAINRQSLQAALDRRTAPDRPHEQEARQKFETAAARAGVPAEWRAPQGVPDDLAVLHARHADLIVLGQHDQQAPAAPVLERFNENLILASGRPVLVVPYTGPLPLRFGRVLIAWNGSRESARAVGDAMPLLERADHVSVAIIAPTTGEPRLDAPNAQALVDQLSRHGISSTCEVIPVSHEVGVDKADAGELLLTRAADVAADLIVMGCYGHARLRELVMGGVTRTLLRTMTVPTLLSH, encoded by the coding sequence ATGATGGCTTATCAAACGATTCTGGTTCACATCGACGACACGCCGCGCTGCGCCGCACGCATCGACCTGGCGGCAAATCTGGCCTCCGCGGGCAATGCTCATCTGGTCGGACTCTATTTGCCGGTGTTGCCGGCCGACTTCGCCTACCCGGCAATCAACCGCCAAAGTCTTCAGGCGGCGCTTGATCGCCGAACCGCCCCGGATCGGCCTCACGAGCAAGAGGCACGGCAAAAGTTCGAAACCGCCGCGGCGCGCGCCGGGGTACCCGCCGAATGGCGCGCTCCCCAGGGCGTGCCGGACGATCTGGCCGTCCTGCACGCGCGGCATGCCGATCTCATCGTACTCGGCCAGCATGACCAGCAAGCCCCGGCCGCACCGGTGCTCGAGCGTTTCAACGAGAATCTGATCCTCGCCAGCGGACGTCCAGTGCTGGTCGTGCCATATACCGGCCCGCTACCGCTCCGATTCGGCCGCGTCCTGATCGCCTGGAACGGCAGCCGCGAGTCGGCTCGTGCCGTGGGCGACGCCATGCCGCTGCTCGAACGGGCCGATCACGTCAGCGTGGCCATCATCGCCCCGACGACCGGGGAGCCGCGACTCGATGCGCCAAACGCCCAGGCGCTCGTCGATCAATTATCCCGTCACGGTATCTCCTCGACATGCGAGGTGATACCGGTGAGCCATGAAGTGGGTGTGGACAAAGCCGATGCCGGCGAGCTGCTGCTCACGCGCGCCGCCGACGTGGCCGCCGACCTGATCGTGATGGGCTGCTATGGTCATGCCCGCCTGCGTGAACTGGTGATGGGAGGCGTGACCCGCACGCTGCTGCGCACCATGACTGTGCCGACCCTGCTGTCGCATTGA
- a CDS encoding universal stress protein codes for MYQHILLAIDDSPTSAKALTEISHIAEPGATVRVVNVVEDPVLTFPSVYSGYYDIESVRDAMLQAGRELLGNAERQLRGYGVDVQTRLLDLRELAVDIATAIHDESVRWPADLMVLGTHGRRGARRVLMGSVAEQLMRTATQPVLLVRSDAPAQPAGEASQATGQAEPQH; via the coding sequence ATGTATCAACATATACTTCTGGCCATCGACGACAGCCCGACCTCGGCCAAGGCGCTCACCGAAATCAGCCACATCGCGGAACCCGGCGCCACGGTGCGCGTGGTCAACGTCGTCGAGGATCCGGTCCTGACCTTTCCGTCGGTGTACAGCGGCTACTACGACATCGAGTCGGTGCGCGACGCCATGCTTCAGGCCGGCCGCGAACTGTTGGGCAACGCCGAACGGCAGTTGCGCGGCTACGGCGTCGACGTGCAAACCCGTCTGCTCGATTTGCGCGAACTGGCCGTGGACATTGCCACCGCCATTCACGACGAGAGCGTTCGCTGGCCGGCCGATCTGATGGTGCTCGGCACGCACGGCCGGCGCGGTGCCAGACGCGTGCTGATGGGCAGTGTGGCCGAGCAGCTGATGCGCACCGCCACCCAGCCCGTGCTGCTGGTCAGGTCCGACGCGCCCGCGCAGCCGGCCGGCGAGGCCAGCCAGGCCACCGGCCAGGCCGAACCGCAGCATTGA
- a CDS encoding NADPH:quinone reductase — protein MKAAWYTEAGDARRVLVVGELETPSPGPGEVRVKVAVSGVNPSDVKTRRRPLAFPRVIPHSDGAGVIDAVGAGVAPSRLGQRVWLWNGQWQRPMGTAAQYIVVPEAQAVWLPEHIDLAAGACLGIPVLTAYQAVRLLGDVAGKTILVTGAGSSVGHYVTQIATQQGARVIGTAGSAARLANATAAGASAVIDYKLEPVAARIKALTDERGVDAVIDMDLSSTAAYVRDGALAPHGTLVCYGSNQADDVPLPFRMLLYRSIAVRFFLIYDLLPADREAVLAGVNALLAHDRLVHHIAARFALDDIAAAHEAVEGGKLVGNIVVDLP, from the coding sequence ATGAAAGCAGCCTGGTACACCGAAGCCGGCGATGCGCGCCGCGTGCTGGTGGTGGGGGAGCTCGAGACGCCGTCGCCGGGCCCCGGCGAAGTGCGCGTGAAAGTTGCCGTGTCCGGGGTGAATCCCTCGGACGTCAAGACGCGGCGCCGGCCGCTGGCGTTTCCCCGCGTGATACCGCACAGTGACGGGGCGGGCGTGATCGACGCCGTCGGTGCGGGAGTTGCGCCGTCGCGCCTGGGACAGCGTGTCTGGCTCTGGAACGGCCAGTGGCAGCGCCCGATGGGTACCGCTGCGCAGTATATCGTGGTGCCCGAGGCGCAGGCCGTATGGCTGCCCGAGCACATCGATTTGGCTGCCGGGGCCTGCCTCGGCATTCCGGTGCTGACCGCCTACCAGGCGGTACGCCTGCTTGGCGACGTTGCCGGCAAGACGATCCTCGTGACTGGCGCCGGTTCGTCGGTGGGCCACTATGTGACGCAGATCGCCACCCAGCAGGGAGCCCGCGTGATCGGCACCGCCGGCTCGGCAGCCCGGCTGGCCAATGCCACGGCGGCGGGCGCGAGCGCGGTGATCGACTATAAGCTGGAGCCGGTGGCCGCGCGCATCAAGGCGCTGACCGACGAACGCGGCGTCGATGCCGTGATCGACATGGATCTGTCGAGCACCGCCGCCTACGTGCGCGACGGTGCACTGGCGCCGCACGGCACGCTGGTTTGTTACGGCTCGAATCAGGCCGACGATGTCCCGTTGCCGTTTCGCATGTTGCTGTACCGCTCGATCGCGGTGCGCTTCTTCCTGATCTATGATCTGCTGCCGGCCGACCGCGAGGCAGTGCTGGCCGGCGTCAATGCACTGCTGGCGCACGACAGGCTCGTGCATCATATCGCCGCGCGCTTTGCACTCGACGATATTGCCGCGGCGCACGAGGCAGTCGAGGGCGGCAAGCTGGTCGGCAATATCGTCGTCGACCTTCCCTGA
- a CDS encoding PAS domain-containing sensor histidine kinase: MSDQATGPLDTTPPPPPHVPADENFRLLIEAVDDYAIFMLDPAGNVASWNPGARKMKGYEAAEILGRHFSVFHTPDDVNAGQPGRELAGAAAHGRYESEGWRVRKDGSKFWANVIVTAIRDDQGTLRGFAKVTQDLTERRRLAELEQIRRFSSHIQAAREEEQARIARELHDELGQQLTALKMALAELHGALEARLADLPQAAAGMQDMHRLIDVSVASLRRIVAGLHPIAIETLGLVPALDWLTEDFSRRYGISVEFQAALGDLTLSDAAAATLFHIVQEALTNVARHARASRVSIDLSARDGACLLRIEDDGQGMRSDARANTRSFGLMGMRERVDRLDGRLVIDDMPGRGVHIAIAIPLMSVLAPGGDGR, from the coding sequence ATGAGCGATCAGGCGACCGGGCCCCTGGACACCACGCCACCACCTCCGCCTCATGTGCCAGCCGACGAAAACTTCCGTTTGCTGATCGAGGCCGTCGACGACTACGCGATTTTCATGCTCGACCCGGCCGGCAACGTCGCCAGTTGGAACCCTGGGGCTCGCAAGATGAAGGGTTACGAGGCCGCGGAAATCCTCGGCCGGCATTTCTCGGTATTTCATACGCCGGACGATGTGAACGCCGGCCAGCCCGGCCGGGAGCTTGCCGGCGCCGCCGCGCACGGCCGCTACGAGAGCGAGGGCTGGCGCGTGCGCAAGGACGGCTCGAAATTCTGGGCCAACGTGATCGTCACCGCGATTCGCGACGACCAGGGCACATTGCGGGGGTTCGCCAAGGTCACACAAGACCTGACCGAGCGCCGCCGGCTCGCGGAGCTCGAGCAGATTCGCCGATTTTCAAGCCATATCCAGGCCGCGCGCGAGGAGGAGCAGGCGCGCATTGCGCGCGAGCTGCACGATGAGCTCGGCCAGCAGCTCACCGCGCTCAAGATGGCGCTGGCCGAACTGCATGGCGCGCTCGAGGCGCGCCTGGCCGATCTTCCACAGGCAGCGGCCGGCATGCAGGATATGCACCGGCTGATCGACGTCAGCGTCGCCTCGCTCAGACGTATCGTCGCCGGGCTGCATCCGATCGCGATCGAGACGCTCGGTCTGGTGCCGGCGCTCGACTGGCTCACCGAGGATTTCAGCCGGCGCTATGGCATCTCGGTCGAATTTCAGGCCGCGCTGGGCGACCTGACGCTAAGCGACGCGGCCGCTGCGACGCTGTTTCATATCGTTCAGGAAGCGTTGACCAACGTGGCTCGCCACGCCCGCGCCAGCCGGGTCAGCATCGACCTGAGCGCGCGCGACGGCGCCTGCCTGCTGCGCATCGAGGACGACGGCCAGGGCATGCGCTCCGACGCTCGCGCCAACACCCGGTCGTTCGGCCTGATGGGCATGCGCGAACGGGTCGATCGCCTGGACGGCAGGCTCGTCATCGACGACATGCCGGGGCGCGGTGTGCACATCGCCATCGCCATTCCCCTGATGAGTGTCCTCGCGCCCGGCGGCGACGGTCGATGA